A stretch of the Syntrophorhabdales bacterium genome encodes the following:
- a CDS encoding hemerythrin domain-containing protein, whose amino-acid sequence MNNVTRRGFILRLGGAAGMLGLADAGNLLAQTKETEKQDVEVSPAEDLMREHGALRRILLIYHEWIKRLATKRYTQIETLTESSRIVRSFVEDYHEKLEEEYLFPRFKKAGKLLDLVNVLLQQHQAGRRLTDATLQLSNTRSLNNATDKQTLTSSLSAFIRMYEPHAAREDTVLFPAFHELLPAVEYDNLGDAFEDKEHELFGDNGFEDMVDRVASIEKSLGIYDLSQFTPK is encoded by the coding sequence TTGAACAATGTAACACGAAGAGGATTCATCCTTCGGCTCGGCGGGGCAGCCGGTATGCTCGGGCTCGCGGACGCCGGTAACTTATTGGCTCAAACAAAAGAGACGGAAAAGCAGGATGTGGAGGTCTCCCCCGCAGAGGACCTGATGCGTGAGCATGGCGCACTGAGGAGGATTCTCCTCATCTATCACGAATGGATCAAGCGATTGGCAACCAAGCGCTACACACAGATCGAGACATTGACCGAATCGAGCAGAATCGTCCGCTCTTTCGTTGAAGATTATCATGAGAAATTGGAGGAGGAATATCTATTCCCAAGATTCAAGAAAGCCGGGAAACTGCTTGACCTTGTGAACGTACTCTTGCAACAGCACCAGGCGGGCAGAAGATTAACAGATGCCACACTGCAGCTTTCGAACACCCGATCTCTCAATAACGCAACAGACAAACAGACGCTTACCAGTTCCCTCTCCGCATTCATCCGCATGTATGAGCCCCATGCCGCACGTGAGGACACGGTCCTCTTCCCCGCATTTCACGAGCTCTTGCCGGCTGTGGAGTATGATAACCTCGGGGATGCCTTCGAAGACAAGGAACATGAGCTGTTCGGCGACAACGGTTTTGAAGACATGGTGGATCGGGTCGCATCCATCGAAAAGAGCCTGGGAATCTACGACCTGTCCCAATTCACCCCAAAATAG
- a CDS encoding class I adenylate-forming enzyme family protein — MMDTRTYLEGAVPYPDDIIKEYTSKGWWLGLTYGDILDRAVRSYPDKVAVIDNRTRLTYTQLKEKVDRLAIAMLELGLKKYDRIVFQLPNRHEFLIGFYAAQRIGAVPVITVARQEYQEMSHFFRLTEAAAWIVPLQDGKRDYAPLITRIRAEAKSLKYVITPDDGPLVADGLFSLQKLIDRVDMSRYPDDYLVPFRPDPNDVGVIFTTGGTTGLPKGVPRTHNSFLSNVRYTGDHTKPEHVRAQVTPIGHTMAHQGAVGAAIFYGTTLVLIEVPRAKEVLEAIHTHRITDISFVPTLLEDILNHPDLDRYDLTCVKYSRTAGAALRPETADRARRLLATWGGVFGGGNFGSTEGPNTRERPGAGPTPRGSIGQPGVDGDHWKVVDEEERELPPNTEGELVAKGPAVFTGYYKSEAENQTIFTRDGYYKMGDLGKIDEQGFIFITGRKKDIIQRGGEGIIPKQIEDLLDRLPGVEKSAVVAMPDVRLGEKACAYVVVRNGQSLTFDAMVAGLKEMGAGVLLLPERLEIVNKLPKTSVGKIDKKALQKDIREKIEHESAAK; from the coding sequence CATAATCAAAGAGTATACGTCCAAAGGCTGGTGGCTTGGCTTGACCTACGGCGACATACTCGATCGCGCAGTCCGATCCTATCCTGATAAAGTAGCCGTAATCGACAACAGGACACGTCTCACGTACACACAGCTCAAGGAGAAAGTTGACCGTCTGGCAATCGCAATGCTTGAACTGGGTCTCAAGAAATATGACCGGATTGTTTTCCAACTGCCGAACAGACATGAGTTCCTGATTGGATTCTACGCCGCGCAGCGGATTGGGGCCGTTCCTGTCATTACCGTGGCCCGTCAGGAATACCAGGAAATGTCCCATTTTTTCAGGTTGACTGAGGCAGCCGCCTGGATTGTGCCGCTTCAGGACGGTAAACGCGACTATGCACCTCTTATCACCCGGATTCGCGCAGAGGCAAAAAGCCTGAAGTACGTCATTACGCCCGATGATGGGCCCCTGGTTGCTGACGGACTTTTCTCCCTGCAAAAGCTCATCGATCGGGTCGACATGAGCAGGTACCCCGATGACTACCTTGTCCCCTTTCGACCTGACCCTAACGATGTGGGCGTCATTTTTACCACCGGAGGCACCACCGGCCTTCCGAAGGGCGTGCCCCGCACTCACAATAGTTTTCTCTCCAACGTTCGCTACACCGGTGACCACACGAAGCCCGAACATGTGCGCGCACAGGTCACGCCTATCGGGCACACCATGGCCCACCAGGGAGCCGTGGGCGCAGCGATTTTTTATGGGACCACGCTCGTTCTGATAGAGGTGCCCAGGGCAAAGGAGGTTCTCGAAGCGATCCACACGCATCGGATCACGGATATCTCGTTTGTGCCCACGCTTCTTGAGGATATCCTGAACCATCCCGATCTGGACAGGTATGACCTCACCTGTGTCAAGTATTCGAGAACCGCAGGAGCAGCGCTTCGGCCGGAGACAGCAGATCGTGCGAGGAGGCTGCTGGCCACGTGGGGCGGAGTATTCGGGGGCGGGAACTTCGGCTCGACGGAGGGGCCCAACACGCGGGAACGGCCGGGCGCCGGTCCAACGCCTCGGGGGTCTATCGGCCAGCCGGGCGTCGACGGCGATCATTGGAAGGTAGTTGATGAAGAAGAGCGAGAGCTCCCGCCAAACACCGAAGGAGAACTCGTTGCCAAGGGTCCCGCAGTCTTTACCGGCTACTACAAGTCGGAGGCGGAGAATCAGACCATCTTCACCCGGGACGGCTATTACAAGATGGGGGACCTCGGGAAGATAGACGAGCAGGGTTTTATATTTATCACCGGCCGCAAGAAGGACATCATCCAAAGGGGCGGTGAAGGCATCATCCCCAAGCAGATCGAGGATCTTCTCGATCGACTGCCAGGTGTGGAGAAATCTGCGGTTGTCGCCATGCCTGATGTTCGGCTCGGCGAGAAGGCCTGTGCCTACGTGGTCGTGAGAAACGGTCAGTCGCTAACGTTTGATGCGATGGTTGCCGGACTGAAAGAGATGGGGGCTGGAGTTCTTCTCCTGCCGGAGAGGCTCGAGATCGTGAATAAATTGCCGAAGACGAGTGTGGGTAAAATAGACAAGAAAGCGCTGCAGAAGGATATCAGGGAAAAGATCGAACATGAAAGCGCAGCAAAATGA
- a CDS encoding thioesterase family protein gives MPRTKLREQPRYEFTYQFCVQSRDLSSRRHLGADAIVQLMHEAVVHLLHALSLHEFDLGDGRTGIIAEDTIINYMREAFLFEPLAIESHVDEVSFSGFRVFHRMIRSGETIALAECGVVGFDLTGRAPVPIPETFKKALLQHHNSPQSLPHG, from the coding sequence ATGCCACGAACAAAACTGCGTGAGCAGCCCCGTTATGAATTTACATATCAATTTTGCGTCCAGTCGAGAGACCTCAGTTCCAGACGTCACCTGGGCGCCGACGCAATCGTACAGCTGATGCATGAAGCGGTTGTGCATCTCCTTCACGCACTGAGCCTTCACGAGTTTGATCTGGGCGACGGAAGGACAGGGATAATAGCGGAAGATACCATAATCAATTACATGCGCGAAGCATTTCTGTTCGAACCCCTCGCGATCGAAAGCCACGTGGACGAGGTCAGTTTCTCGGGCTTCAGGGTATTTCACCGCATGATTCGCTCGGGCGAAACAATCGCACTCGCAGAGTGCGGGGTGGTGGGCTTTGACCTCACCGGTCGCGCACCCGTTCCCATACCTGAGACTTTCAAAAAAGCACTATTGCAACACCACAACAGCCCTCAAAGCCTTCCTCACGGTTGA
- a CDS encoding amidohydrolase family protein encodes MKLGRFIIDTHVHAQRHAAGKKLKEVSAEESKKANYQDLSHVMRNLTTYDNSERLLYDMKCYDVDMCILCSAFGMNNEINVQLVEKYPDKFKALCCAKETADKARAGEIEWTIEAACAELDRLLSTGKFIGIGEGAPGNPLHMQTRKTLAQSERMDQLRKVMDVARKHKVPARFHTGSPGMYPIPYTYWPENWHPYWIHDLATEYPDVTIIFEHGGMQGGNQEDLVDQCVQVASNHDNVYLETGIYWTELYYKALRNPNVGPEKLIWGTDWGASQPLQTHLGAYPQTYVMQVRKEGIVTHQVDIMGWSLKQVARLNISQDDLNLILGGNAIRIYNIGFPLTRMFKKVG; translated from the coding sequence ATGAAACTAGGCCGATTTATCATTGATACCCATGTCCACGCGCAGAGGCACGCAGCGGGTAAGAAACTGAAAGAGGTCAGCGCTGAGGAATCAAAAAAAGCTAATTATCAGGACCTTTCGCACGTCATGCGCAATCTGACCACGTATGATAATTCAGAGCGCCTGCTCTACGACATGAAGTGCTATGACGTGGACATGTGCATTCTCTGTTCGGCATTCGGCATGAACAACGAAATCAACGTGCAGCTGGTGGAGAAATACCCTGATAAGTTCAAGGCGCTGTGCTGCGCGAAAGAGACAGCTGACAAAGCGCGTGCAGGGGAGATTGAGTGGACCATCGAGGCTGCCTGTGCCGAGCTGGACCGGCTGCTCTCCACAGGCAAGTTCATAGGCATCGGCGAGGGAGCACCGGGCAATCCATTGCACATGCAAACCAGAAAGACGCTCGCCCAGTCAGAGCGAATGGACCAGTTGCGGAAGGTGATGGATGTTGCGCGGAAACATAAAGTGCCTGCCCGTTTTCATACCGGTTCGCCGGGCATGTATCCGATCCCTTATACCTACTGGCCGGAAAACTGGCATCCCTACTGGATTCATGACCTTGCCACCGAGTATCCCGATGTGACCATCATTTTCGAACATGGCGGCATGCAGGGCGGTAACCAGGAAGATCTTGTGGATCAGTGCGTTCAGGTGGCATCCAACCACGATAATGTCTACCTTGAGACGGGCATCTACTGGACCGAGCTCTACTACAAGGCTCTGAGGAACCCGAACGTGGGGCCTGAGAAACTGATATGGGGAACCGACTGGGGAGCGAGCCAGCCGCTCCAGACGCATCTCGGCGCATATCCTCAGACCTACGTGATGCAGGTGCGCAAAGAGGGAATCGTGACGCATCAGGTCGACATCATGGGTTGGAGCCTCAAGCAGGTCGCGCGTCTCAACATCTCGCAGGACGATCTCAACCTGATCCTGGGAGGCAACGCGATAAGAATCTACAACATAGGATTTCCGTTAACCAGGATGTTCAAAAAGGTCGGCTGA